The DNA region CACATATTTGTCATTTGGGCCTACAAAACAATTGATGTTTAGTACATTTAGACATCATTAGTAACATAAAACACACCTGCAAGTTTAACTAATGTGTTCAGAGATGGAAGAATAGATTCGGAATTTAATGGCCTTTGCAGAAATGCTAATACTAAAAGTGTCAATGAGAAATTTGATATCCACCTTCCAGGAGAAACATTTGTTAGTCCAACTTCAGCAGCCCATTTTCTTACAGCAAAGATTAAGGGTCGCACCCTTGAATCAATTGAACCCATAATATACAGGAAATCTGACATGTGCACCCCAGATctacaaaatcaaattataattacaatgacATAAAACAAAGAAGTAATTAATGTACTAACAAGTTTGTCATAGATAAGTCACATTCAACATCAGTTAAATGCTGGTGATACTTAATAATGGGCACCCTGGCCTGCAAAATTCGCCGAACTTGTGAACAACCAGGCAGAAACAGGTGTATTATATCACCAATAGCTTCCATGTGCCTTTGTGAAGTGCTCCTCTCTGAACCAGCAGATGTTTTACAATGGAAAATCAGTCTGCTATCATCTTTTTCTTTTGTGTCATCCAGTCTTAAAACCAAATCCAAATCACAACCCATTTTTCCACATCCATTCACTGAAGAACCAAAGGGCATAGCCACAGCATTTGGAAATAGTCCAGACATTGCAGCTTCAATTTGTTTCACTGTTAGATATCGAAGTCTGCTCccaatatcatttaatttggTGTGGTTGTGGAGTGCTATCATTTGTTGCGATatctacaaattattatttaaggcaCTGTagtgaaattgttaaaatttacatactcacATCATCACATGATTGCAGGACTTCCTTTAACTCAGATTCTTTCATCAATGTAGTGCCATTTTCACATGACAGTACTGCTGTTTTACTGGATTTTAATTTGGATAATTTCCTATTTGTTGCTCTGAACCACAGAAACGACGAATGGGTAGGAACTGCTTGGTTTTCTTCTATGTGAGTTGATGAcgatagtatatttttaacatctgACTCCTTTTCAAATTCAACTATGATGAAATGCTAAAAACTGACaatgtttaaatgtaaatgaaacaataatgTATACTCACTAATGGTTCAACTCCGCAGGTGTAATGCAGCATTTTCTTAACAGACCCAAACAAATTACAGTAGGAATGTAATTCCTTGTAAGACTGAGATGATTGTACTTGTACCAAAATACTCCTGTTGGCTTCATCCCTTCGGAAATTGATTTCCTGTAAAAAGGGGATATATTTTCGTACATTTCCGCCTTTTTTCTTTTCGTTAACCGCTTctgtaatgtttattattgggTTTTCACATTGTTGTACTCGCTTAAAATTAACCTAAAACTTACGTTCCGGGACTGCTTGATgtgaaaagttattttttatcgaCTTGAATTGGTCTCTAAAATATGCTTGTTTTATATTTCGTGTAAAACTGTTTGataatttcatacattttctgTGGGATGtataaaaagacaaaaatataGACATATCAACCAACTGGTTGTATCTAAGGCGACAACATGCttcgttattaaatttaaatttaaatcgtaaCAAAAACGATAAGACTAATAGAATTTGACCATCAAATATGTGTTGCTGATTAAAAGaatctaactaaattttataaaactgcaACCAATTCTTGAGTTTACGTGTAAACAAATATAGTCTACATTTACTTGTAAACATCGTGTAAACAATGTAAGTAACGTAGAGTATGACCTGCGGTGTaaacaaatgttattttaaagtaaaagttaatttttgccATTTACTATCTTGTATTAAATGCTTATTGatgtttatgattttttacactgtaaaaattaatgaaaacttaataaaaataaaatagacatCTGTAATGtagaaattacattttcttaATAGTTTATAGAATTTGTCATAGATGGCGCCAAAGTATCacagaaaattttgaatatttaaattatggaatgtacttatttttagacgaaaactacaaaagattGAACTGCGGCTTTGTCCATTCCATTCGTCTAATTATATACAcagttccaagaaattaactttttctgTAATCgggaaatataaaagtataaacatttgtattattacataaaaacgtGTTTCCTTTCGAATTACgctaaaagaaatataaaaataaagatgcTAAATGATTCCGAAAATTCTAAaaggacaaaaaattaataatattcgatttttatattaatggatgagtttaatttaattaagtttttcctGTTTTTATCCAAATCATATCCAATTTTGGGAAGAAGACGTTCCACTTGTTCCAAAATCTTGGCACCGTTTGGATGGTTCATTAATCATCTCCCAAAAATGTCCCAGACATGTTCGATGGGGATTAAATCTGAGCTGCGAGCTGGTTAGGCTGTagcatcaattttaattgaagcaagataattttaatcatataagCAGTGTGTGATTGATCATTATCCTACactagaaaaaaattaggCCAATATATAACGACATGTTCTTCTAGAATGTTCAAAATATAACTATTAGCATTTAGGATACTATTATTTAACCCACCTCTCCATACCATGCATGATTGCATCTTCGCTAAATAATGtggtatttaatgaataacatTGGACGTTACTTCAGTTTTGCCTCTTTCTGAAACTCCCTATTTCAGTTTATAAATTCGGGATAGTTGATCAAGAAGGATGATATTTGGCCATAAGAAAAACAACACGTcagacataaaatttattcataaatatacaacatattttcaatatattaataatttaaactatttacataattaaaatatacgttTTCTAACTAAACAAGatgaaataatgaatgaaaCATCAATTGATACAGGAATTGCAAGCTCTGcagttctttttattttatgaataaaccgGGGATTATTCCGAGAGCCTAAGACATTTTGCGCACATATGGCCAATGTGTGGGCCACGTGCAAGTCGTATAACTTGCATATCAAAGTAATCCTACTAAAATTAGCACAGTTAGTCTTTATATTATATGGTTCAGTTTAGTGCAGGGAAATTAGTTACTTTTAAGCAAAGTTCAGTTCTAATTCCCAAAAAACACTGACGACAGAAAATGCTTGAATCTAATTTGCAACCACTTATGTAATTATAGAAGTTCAGTTAAGTgggaatttttttgaatatcgtCTTTTATCATCTATTATCAAATTACTCATTTATATCACAGTAAATGTTAAAgagtttatttatgaaatgcatattaatatatttagatattgaGATTAAATGCAGTAATTTGAAAGTCACTCTCTATTTAAAATGGACGTAAAGCATGaggaatttctttttaatctatccaatttttaagtaactttttacaatatattataatcactgataaaaatattatactattttagtaagttatttttttgataaaatttttcaaatctaGACATAAGGaaggtataataattttaaatttcattgccTTAATGTTTTTCTTGTAGGGCTTATAAACAAGACGACCAAATATGTTTgtcaaacattaaataaatgttatttagttACAAAATACAGTAATACCCTATGtttaccattaaaatatttttaaataagtagcTAGTATCACTAGAAGTTAAATcgcatttttacttttttcgacttgaatattttttggacGTTTAAAGCCATACTTTATTAACAAGGCATAGACAATTACTTATTCCTAAAATATACAcggttttatattacaattaaagcTCAACAGCAAGTTAAAACATCcccacaacttctcttacgTGGCAGTTCTATCTTTGATATAAGGAATATTTACGACTGTCTTATTctgtaaatacaaattattggaGCCCAATAACCgcttgataattaattagaaaaattttatttgaattaattcagATATGCAAgttgaaaatacaattatccaaaaattttatttgacagAATATCGAcagtcttttttaaaaaaatattttatagtttcaacACAACAGGTGTATACTtcctaatataataatatttacttagcATATTAACAGCGAAACTGTTAAacaataatctaaattaagataacaaaataaatacgtgCACATTTCTGtgcttttaaacattaaactgTAAACATAGTTTATACAGAAATACTATATTAATAGTGATGTATACAGCACTATTAATGCTATAAAGATAcacgttttaataaattactatttccaagataaaaatattaatttcattatgattatatagaaaatatagtaAGTAGAATTATGTAAGTGGTAAGAAAAATTCGTAAATACAAGGTCCTCAATCGAGTTAGTCATCAAAGAGTTTACCCTCT from Aethina tumida isolate Nest 87 chromosome 1, icAetTumi1.1, whole genome shotgun sequence includes:
- the LOC109609493 gene encoding poly(A) RNA polymerase, mitochondrial isoform X1; the protein is MSIFLSFYTSHRKCMKLSNSFTRNIKQAYFRDQFKSIKNNFSHQAVPEQAVNEKKKGGNVRKYIPFLQEINFRRDEANRSILVQVQSSQSYKELHSYCNLFGSVKKMLHYTCGVEPLHFIIVEFEKESDVKNILSSSTHIEENQAVPTHSSFLWFRATNRKLSKLKSSKTAVLSCENGTTLMKESELKEVLQSCDDISQQMIALHNHTKLNDIGSRLRYLTVKQIEAAMSGLFPNAVAMPFGSSVNGCGKMGCDLDLVLRLDDTKEKDDSRLIFHCKTSAGSERSTSQRHMEAIGDIIHLFLPGCSQVRRILQARVPIIKYHQHLTDVECDLSMTNLSGVHMSDFLYIMGSIDSRVRPLIFAVRKWAAEVGLTNVSPGRWISNFSLTLLVLAFLQRPLNSESILPSLNTLVKLAGPNDKYVTEDGINCSFLRDINLLNHKTKNQQSLGSLLAEFFEFYSQFDFSAKAICLNEPIALTKPEHSALYIVNPLERGLNVSKNVSLEELEKFKMEVRNAAWVLESQENKSKNWGLLSIFERRNKPSQNLQFTFTNKQSRLMNISTLFEEEESYKNETVKAQVESIKQETQDKIKQLETSIKRQKSQR
- the LOC109609493 gene encoding poly(A) RNA polymerase, mitochondrial isoform X2 is translated as MIALHNHTKLNDIGSRLRYLTVKQIEAAMSGLFPNAVAMPFGSSVNGCGKMGCDLDLVLRLDDTKEKDDSRLIFHCKTSAGSERSTSQRHMEAIGDIIHLFLPGCSQVRRILQARVPIIKYHQHLTDVECDLSMTNLSGVHMSDFLYIMGSIDSRVRPLIFAVRKWAAEVGLTNVSPGRWISNFSLTLLVLAFLQRPLNSESILPSLNTLVKLAGPNDKYVTEDGINCSFLRDINLLNHKTKNQQSLGSLLAEFFEFYSQFDFSAKAICLNEPIALTKPEHSALYIVNPLERGLNVSKNVSLEELEKFKMEVRNAAWVLESQENKSKNWGLLSIFERRNKPSQNLQFTFTNKQSRLMNISTLFEEEESYKNETVKAQVESIKQETQDKIKQLETSIKRQKSQR